In the genome of Pseudanabaena mucicola str. Chao 1806, the window CCAAACAAAAGAGCCGCCCATAGACAATGAATAGGCTGCCATCTCGCAAAAATCACCAGTGCGACCGCCATCAAACCCTGTCCACTAGAAATGCGTTCAGACCACAGTCCAGGGTAGTACAGCGATAAACTCGCACCACCAATTCCTGCTAAAAAACTACCTGCCACAATCGCCCCAGTTCTTACACCCACCACTGAAATCCCCATTGCTCTTGCGGCGCTAGGACTGTCTCCAACAGCACGCACATACAGACCCCAACGGGTTGAACTAAAGAACCACTGCATAATTGGCGCGATCGCTATACCAATCAAGAGTAAAGGACTAATCTTAAAAGCTTCCTGTATCTGTGGGTAACTACTCCAATTACCTAACTCAAATAAAGGCAGAGGAACCGCTTTGGGCTGAATAAAAGGTTTGCCAAAGAAAAATGCAATCCCACTACCGAAGATAATCATCGCGATGCCAACGGCAACATCACTAACTCGTGGGCGCTGTGATAACCAAGCATGAATTAATCCTAATCCAACACCAGTCATTCCTGCGGCAAGCACACCAAGCCAAGGTGATTTCGTCAAATAAGAAACTGCATAGGCCGTCATCGCCCCAGTAAGTAATGTTCCTTCCAGCCCAAGATTAATTTTGCCAGCTTTTTCCGTAAGACATTCACCCAAGCTTACAAATAGAAACGGTGCGCTACCTCGAAAAGTCCCCGCAACAATCGCCAGTGGCACGCTCATCCAACCAAGTGTATCGTCTGTCATAGTTTTGAATTTGGCTTTTAGCTTTAAGAATTACTTTCTGCGGTCAAAAACTCTAAGAGATCCCCCTCAATACCCCTTAAAAAGGGGGAAGAATTTAATTCTCCCCCCTTTTTAAGGGGGGCTGGGGGGGATCTAGTGAATTCTTAAATGGTTTATTAAACAACATTTGCCGAAGCTTCAATCTCAACTTCAGACTCACGATCTTTAAAGAAGTTAAAACGACCGTAAAGTGATTCACTAAAAAGAATTGCAAGGAATACAATACCTTGGAAGAGTAGAACTGTTGCATCTGGCAATCCAAACGATCGCTGTAGGGCGCTACCGCTAGCCAAAATGCCACCCATTAATACAGCGACTAGTACAGCTACTAAAGGATTTTGTCTGGCGATAAAAGCAACCAAAATACCACTATATCCATAGTCCGCATTGAGGGAAGCATTGGCACTGCCATGAATTGCGGCAATTTCTACCATGCCCGCTAAACCTGCACAGGAACCGCCCAAAAAAGTCACAATTAAAGTGAGCTTACCTACGGGCAATCCTGCAATTTTAGCAGCGCGGATATTACCTCCGACAGTACGCACCGCAAAGCCAAAGGTAGTCCGATGAATTAGGAAATAGGCGATCGCACAGGCAACTAAGCCATAAATCAATCCATAATGCACTCGCGAGTTAGGTATGGTTTGCAGCATATTTGCTGCGACTAAGGGAAAACTAGATGGTTTATTGAGACTAGAAGGATCACGCATCGGACCCTCGACTAGAGTGTTTAGAACCGCGATCGCAACATAATTCATTAATAAACTACTGATGGTTTCGTTTACACCTCGATAATATT includes:
- a CDS encoding ABC transporter permease, with product MNLRDRWRSTSENILIPIGAVLASIVVFGIFCAMQGKNPFAIYSTIYQSAFGNSFSWQGTLIRSAPLMLTSLCTALPAMLGLTIIGNEGALIVGGLGAISIGLALSSSLPPILVQIAMAMAGLITGGLWVMFVGAIKYYRGVNETISSLLMNYVAIAVLNTLVEGPMRDPSSLNKPSSFPLVAANMLQTIPNSRVHYGLIYGLVACAIAYFLIHRTTFGFAVRTVGGNIRAAKIAGLPVGKLTLIVTFLGGSCAGLAGMVEIAAIHGSANASLNADYGYSGILVAFIARQNPLVAVLVAVLMGGILASGSALQRSFGLPDATVLLFQGIVFLAILFSESLYGRFNFFKDRESEVEIEASANVV
- a CDS encoding ABC transporter permease gives rise to the protein MTDDTLGWMSVPLAIVAGTFRGSAPFLFVSLGECLTEKAGKINLGLEGTLLTGAMTAYAVSYLTKSPWLGVLAAGMTGVGLGLIHAWLSQRPRVSDVAVGIAMIIFGSGIAFFFGKPFIQPKAVPLPLFELGNWSSYPQIQEAFKISPLLLIGIAIAPIMQWFFSSTRWGLYVRAVGDSPSAARAMGISVVGVRTGAIVAGSFLAGIGGASLSLYYPGLWSERISSGQGLMAVALVIFARWQPIHCLWAALLFGGAQAIGPSLQAVGISSYRYLFNAAPYIMTLIITIATCSPRRTLSGSPGALGTNE